The following nucleotide sequence is from Acetivibrio cellulolyticus CD2.
GTCGACTACAATGAAAGAGGTCAAAGAACAAAGGTTGACTACAATAATGGTATTAGCTCAGTTTATAGTTATGATGATAAAACTTTCCGCGTGCTAAGCTGTATTACAACTGACTCTTCGGGAAATATAATCGATAATTTTATCTACCACTATGATTTCGTCGGAAATATAATAGAGATAGAATCAGCTGATCAAAAGCTTTCTACCGAATATACTTACGACGACTTGTATAGATTAACCAGAGCAGTTACCCAATCGGGAACAGAATGGAATTATTCATACAATGATTTATCGGACCTCACATTCAAATCAGATGTTGGCGATCTCTTATATGATAATGTCGGCAAGCTTTATCAAGTCGGAAATGATTCATTTATTTTCAACGAAATAGGTCAGCTTGTCTCATCCCCAATAGGCAATTTCAGCTATGATTCTGCTGGGAAGCTAATTATGGCATCTAAAGACAGTGAAAAAATGGAAATGTCCTATGACCACCAGGGTAAAAGGGTCTCTTTGAGTTATACAGGTTCCGATAAAACTTCAAACATATTTACTCCTGATGAGATGATATCAATTGAGGATAACATAATGTATCTTTTGATATTTGACGGAAATCAGTGCATAGCAAGAATCAGGCAGGATAACGGTGTTGCTGTTTACCTTCATCATAATCACCTTGGCAGCACTTCAAAAGTAACCGGCCCGGATGGCAAAGTACTTCAAAGTATTTATTACGATCCCTTTGGTTCAATACTGGAAAATAAAACAACTGTTGGCACCGAAGAGATCCGGACTCTATTTGCAGGTAAGGAATATGACCTTTTTACGGGCCTTGTATGTATGTCATCGAGATACTACTGTCCTCAAATAGGCAGATTTATTACCCCTGATACTATCATACCTGGAGTTTATAATCCAATGTCCTGGAACCGATACAGCTATGTACTCAACAATCCTCTGAAATACGTAGACCCAACAGGACATTTCTGGGATGACATAGGCGATTGGTTCAAGGAAAATTGGAAGACAGTTGTTGCAGCAGTTGCTGTAGTTGCAGTAATTGTGCTCACTGTTGTAACTTTTGGTGCGGGTCTTATTGGTGTAGGCGCTTTAGTAGCAGTAGGAGTCGGAATGGCAGCCGGTGGTGTTGTTGGAGGTATTGCAGCCAGCCAGGCGGGAGGAGACGTTTTGCTTGGAGTTCTAACCGGCATGGCACTTGGTGGTGCTTCATCTCTGGCCGGTGCAGGAATAGGAGCCGGCATGACTGCCCTATTTGGTAATACCCTTGCCTCAACACTTATTTCAGGAACTCTTTCCGGCGCTGTTACAGGTGCCGCAATGGGTCTTACTGCAGGTTTCGCAGGTGGCGTAGGAACTGCGAGCCAAATATGGGAAAAAGTCTGGAAAGGTGCTTTAACTGGAGCTATAACAGGTTTCATCTTCAGCCTTGCAACCTACGGTTTCCAACACGGCTGGTTTACAGGACCGAAGGTATCTTTCCAGAAACCTACACCTGAAAGCCTTGAAACTACTTTTGCCAAATCAGCAGAAGAACTCGGTAAAACAAAGGATGTAGGCTCTGCCGGGCTCACTTTTGCCAAGGAACTTGGAAAAAGTTTTATTAATACAGATAAAGGCTATCCTATTCTAAATGTTATTTTCGGTCAAGTTGCCGCTCCAATCTGGCAAACAGGATTAGTCTCAGCTTCCGGTGGAATTATAGTTCTTGATTATGGAGATGACATATTGAAGCTGCTAAAAGAAGCAGGAGTAGAGATAAAAAAAGAATTCAAATGGTAATAAATTAGCCAAAAAGCCGCTTTTAAAGCGGTTTTTTGGCCTTGTCATTCAATATAAAATTTATGCTGCTTATTGCTACTAAACTGCATTCTTTTTCATCCACTCCAGGTAATAATCTATTTGTTCAGTTAAAGATGAATCTTTTTGTTTGGCTTCTGTCAGCTCCTGCTTTGCCTTTGTGAAGTCCTTCTTATCAAAATATATTATTCCAAGAAGAAAATGACTGCTTGCGGGCTCATAATCATTCATTTGTTTTGCGTGTTCAATTGCTTCATCATACTTGCCCTGACCGCTTTCTGCAAGAGTTAACTCCCAAAGTGCATCCAGCTTTGTGTCCGTACCAGGATTTGATTTTAAAATCTTTTCTGCCGTTTTCTCAGCTTCTTTATATTTTCCCTCTTCACTCAATTTTTCCAATGCTGTTATACTCTCATCAGAATTTGCCGTGCTGGAAGTGGTATTCTTTTTACTGTTATTAATAAAATAAATTGAAGCAACGGTGGCAGCAGCA
It contains:
- a CDS encoding tetratricopeptide repeat protein, which gives rise to MERKPFSLSKKVIIITSVIIVVAAATVASIYFINNSKKNTTSSTANSDESITALEKLSEEGKYKEAEKTAEKILKSNPGTDTKLDALWELTLAESGQGKYDEAIEHAKQMNDYEPASSHFLLGIIYFDKKDFTKAKQELTEAKQKDSSLTEQIDYYLEWMKKNAV